In Eubalaena glacialis isolate mEubGla1 chromosome 3, mEubGla1.1.hap2.+ XY, whole genome shotgun sequence, the following are encoded in one genomic region:
- the NENF gene encoding neudesin: MAGPAPGRRLRWLAALALVLALAAGLLAAGAGQAPRPAERGPPVRLFTEEELARYGGEEEDQPIYMAVKGVVFDVTSGKEFYGRGAPYNALTGKDSTRGVAKMSLDPADLTHDTTGLTAEELESLDDVFTKVYKAKYPIVGYTARRILNEDGSPNLDFKPEDQPHFDIKDEF; encoded by the exons ATGGCGGGCCCCGCGCCCGGGCGGCGGCTGCGATGGCTGGCCGCGCTGGCCCTGGTCCTGGCGCTGGCCGCGGGGCTCCTCGCAGCCGGGGCCGGGCAGGCGCCCCGCCCTGCCGAGCGGGGTCCCCCGGTGCGGCTCTTCACGGAGGAGGAGCTGGCCCGCTACGGCGGGGAGGAG GAAGATCAGCCCATCTACATGGCAGTCAAAGGGGTGGTGTTTGATGTCACTTCTGGAAAGG AGTTTTACGGACGAGGAGCCCCCTACAACGCCTTGACCGGGAAGGACTCCACCAGAGGGGTGGCCAAGATGTCCCTGGATCCTGCAGACCTCACCCACGACACT ACGGGCCTCACAGCCGAGGAGCTGGAATCCCTGGATGACGTCTTCACCAAAGTGTACAAAGCCAAATATCCCATCGTTGGCTACACAGCCCGAAGAATCCTCAACGAGGACGGCAGCCCCAACCTGGACTTCAAGCCTGAAGACCAGCCCCATTTTGACATAAAGGACGAGTTCTGA